The following are encoded in a window of Paenibacillus polymyxa genomic DNA:
- a CDS encoding FtsK/SpoIIIE family DNA translocase, with protein MSRRRKRKKKAAFGGVLKFEIYGIVLITLAVIALSGEAAVGRSLSKMFGLVLGKFYFVIPLIGIYYGLMVMIHRKWPNQWNSRKTGLLLLVFAFTLMSSISSMEQRLGPINALQPGGVMTQIHIDMREQLLSPDQQGHTSMLNKDISGGYVGALQLTVLLWLFGLTGAKLIMIVMFVICFMLMTQLSYVDLVRIVKTKLLTAGGSVRKKWTGKATPLSASSKGSGNRKIKSEPIPAYEEDMDDDFDEMQPPARKQPIFFQLFGLKNSDKADKDEHSVDTDEDDHDLPYEAEDAQAQWRNGNQSEEMSDVVEHVEQEAATPVKRSPIIRDFFEQVKHEERRPEAEFGESLTGAEQTTSIIDESLDDDFVDANANTDMDDSTAIQGTLEGAQGQAQTIATGVAGEEAEGNHTAIPAPPPPKPYKLPSFRLLAKPQNAGKGMGQKDYMQTARKLEATLESFGVRAKVLEVVRGPAVTRYEIQPDIGVKVSRIVSLTDDIALALAAKDIRMEAPIPGKSAIGIEVPNNEVSIVTMREVMETTVFQESASNLSIAFGRDIAGQTIVGNLAKMPHLLVAGATGSGKSVCINGIITSILYKAKPDEVKFLMVDPKMVELNVYNGIPHLLAPVVTDPKRASLALKKIVVEMEKRYELFSKSGTRNIEGYNNLMKDNPDAFLPYIVVIVDELADLMMVAAGDVEDAIARLAQMARAAGIHLIIATQRPSVDVITGVIKANIPSRIAFGVSSQVDSRTILDMGGAEKLLGRGDMLFMPMGASKPVRVQGAFMSDQEVENIVSYVREQGEAQYDETLVPEVEEVSADADEMLDELYDQAVNIILEAKQASVSLLQRRMRIGYTRAARLIDSMEARGVIGPYEGSKPREVLISMEQYQQNKVSS; from the coding sequence ATGTCCAGAAGAAGAAAAAGAAAAAAGAAAGCCGCATTTGGCGGAGTTCTAAAATTTGAAATTTACGGCATTGTGCTGATTACATTAGCGGTCATTGCGTTGTCGGGTGAAGCGGCGGTTGGTCGGTCGTTATCCAAGATGTTTGGGCTCGTACTGGGGAAATTCTATTTTGTTATCCCTCTCATTGGCATTTATTATGGTCTGATGGTGATGATTCACCGCAAGTGGCCGAACCAGTGGAACTCCCGTAAAACGGGTTTGCTCCTGTTAGTATTTGCCTTTACACTTATGAGTTCTATTTCATCTATGGAGCAGCGTTTGGGGCCGATCAACGCGCTTCAGCCGGGCGGAGTGATGACCCAGATACATATAGATATGCGTGAGCAGTTGCTGTCGCCTGACCAGCAGGGTCATACCTCAATGCTGAACAAGGATATCAGCGGGGGTTACGTAGGCGCATTGCAGCTTACTGTTCTGTTATGGCTGTTTGGTCTCACGGGAGCTAAACTGATCATGATTGTTATGTTCGTCATTTGTTTCATGCTGATGACCCAACTGTCCTATGTGGATTTGGTACGGATTGTAAAAACCAAGCTGCTGACAGCCGGGGGAAGCGTGCGCAAAAAATGGACTGGTAAAGCTACTCCGCTTTCAGCATCTAGCAAAGGTAGTGGAAATAGAAAAATCAAGTCTGAGCCCATTCCTGCCTATGAGGAAGACATGGATGATGACTTTGACGAAATGCAGCCTCCTGCACGCAAACAGCCGATTTTCTTTCAGTTGTTTGGTCTCAAAAATTCAGATAAAGCGGACAAGGATGAGCATTCCGTCGATACGGATGAGGATGATCATGATCTTCCATATGAAGCTGAGGACGCGCAGGCCCAGTGGAGAAACGGCAACCAGAGTGAAGAGATGTCTGACGTAGTCGAACATGTTGAGCAGGAAGCTGCAACTCCGGTAAAAAGGTCGCCGATTATTAGGGATTTCTTCGAACAAGTAAAGCATGAGGAAAGAAGACCGGAAGCTGAATTTGGAGAGTCCCTGACAGGAGCAGAGCAGACAACTTCCATTATTGACGAATCCCTGGATGATGACTTTGTGGATGCCAATGCAAATACGGATATGGATGATTCGACAGCGATCCAGGGGACATTAGAAGGTGCTCAGGGACAAGCTCAGACGATTGCAACTGGGGTGGCAGGCGAAGAGGCTGAAGGTAACCATACAGCTATTCCGGCTCCGCCGCCGCCTAAACCGTACAAGCTCCCATCATTTCGTTTACTTGCTAAACCACAAAACGCAGGCAAAGGTATGGGACAAAAGGATTACATGCAAACGGCACGCAAGCTGGAGGCAACGCTGGAAAGCTTCGGTGTCCGGGCGAAGGTGCTGGAGGTTGTCCGTGGCCCTGCCGTAACGCGTTATGAAATTCAGCCGGACATTGGAGTAAAGGTCAGCCGCATTGTGAGTCTGACGGATGACATTGCGCTTGCGCTTGCTGCCAAAGATATCCGTATGGAGGCTCCGATTCCTGGGAAATCTGCTATCGGAATTGAGGTTCCGAATAATGAAGTTTCCATTGTAACGATGCGTGAGGTAATGGAGACAACCGTTTTCCAGGAGTCAGCTTCCAATTTATCTATTGCATTCGGACGTGATATCGCAGGACAGACGATTGTCGGTAATTTGGCCAAGATGCCCCATCTGCTTGTAGCTGGGGCAACAGGTTCGGGTAAATCAGTGTGTATCAATGGGATCATTACGAGTATTTTATACAAAGCAAAGCCGGATGAGGTCAAATTTTTGATGGTCGATCCTAAAATGGTGGAGTTGAACGTGTACAACGGAATCCCGCATTTGTTGGCTCCGGTCGTGACTGATCCAAAGCGAGCCTCACTTGCATTGAAGAAAATTGTAGTTGAAATGGAAAAAAGATATGAGTTATTTTCCAAATCAGGAACCCGTAATATTGAGGGCTATAATAATCTGATGAAAGATAACCCGGATGCATTTCTGCCTTACATCGTCGTTATTGTGGACGAGTTGGCAGATTTAATGATGGTAGCTGCGGGAGATGTGGAGGATGCGATTGCACGACTTGCCCAAATGGCGCGTGCAGCAGGCATCCACCTTATCATTGCAACGCAAAGACCTTCGGTTGACGTAATTACCGGGGTGATTAAAGCCAATATTCCTTCACGTATTGCCTTCGGCGTTTCCTCGCAGGTAGACTCCCGTACCATATTGGACATGGGTGGAGCCGAGAAGCTACTCGGACGTGGTGATATGCTGTTCATGCCAATGGGTGCTTCCAAACCAGTCCGCGTTCAGGGAGCATTCATGAGCGATCAAGAAGTCGAAAATATTGTTAGCTACGTACGTGAACAGGGTGAAGCGCAGTATGATGAAACGCTAGTGCCGGAGGTGGAAGAAGTATCGGCTGATGCAGATGAAATGCTGGATGAGCTGTACGATCAGGCGGTCAACATCATTTTAGAGGCTAAACAAGCTTCCGTTTCGCTCCTTCAGCGCCGTATGCGGATCGGTTATACACGTGCTGCTCGACTGATTGACTCCATGGAAGCTCGCGGAGTCATCGGCCCTTACGAGGGCAGCAAGCCCCGTGAGGTCCTTATCTCAATGGAGCAATATCAGCAAAATAAAGTAAGTTCCTAA
- a CDS encoding ClpP family protease: MEQYSNLTSGNEETEAPDQPEIGQRPALPAMEALQQLGQTSMPGGESNIFCMTIIGQIEGHLILPPQNKTTKYEHIIPQLVAAEQNPRIEGLMILLNTVGGDVEAGLAIAEMIASMSKPTVTIVIGGGHSIGVPIAVSSTYSYIAESATMTIHPIRMSGLVIGVPQTFEYMEKMQERVVRFVVSHSRITEEQFKELMFKTGELNRDIGTAVGGADAVKYGLMDAVGGIGEALKQLNTIIETRRQQNGIAGIQQQAPYAPFSPSATGTPTETLSGEPSGELPQ; encoded by the coding sequence ATGGAACAATACAGCAATCTAACATCTGGCAATGAGGAAACCGAAGCGCCAGATCAACCAGAAATTGGGCAAAGACCCGCTTTACCTGCTATGGAGGCTTTGCAGCAACTGGGTCAAACCTCCATGCCTGGAGGCGAGTCCAATATTTTTTGCATGACGATTATCGGTCAAATTGAAGGGCATCTCATTTTGCCGCCTCAAAACAAAACGACAAAATATGAGCACATTATTCCCCAGTTGGTAGCGGCAGAACAAAATCCTCGTATCGAAGGATTAATGATTTTGCTGAATACAGTTGGTGGTGATGTAGAGGCAGGACTGGCTATTGCTGAAATGATCGCATCGATGAGTAAACCAACGGTGACCATTGTCATAGGTGGGGGGCATAGCATCGGTGTGCCTATTGCTGTGTCTTCCACTTATTCCTACATTGCGGAGAGTGCGACGATGACCATTCATCCCATTCGTATGAGCGGTCTGGTCATTGGAGTACCACAAACTTTTGAATACATGGAAAAAATGCAGGAACGTGTTGTACGCTTCGTCGTTTCTCATTCTCGTATTACAGAAGAGCAGTTTAAGGAATTAATGTTTAAAACCGGTGAGTTAAACCGCGATATTGGTACAGCGGTTGGAGGAGCTGATGCAGTGAAGTATGGATTGATGGACGCGGTTGGAGGCATCGGAGAGGCTTTAAAACAGCTGAACACCATTATTGAAACGCGGCGTCAGCAAAACGGGATCGCTGGGATTCAACAGCAGGCTCCGTATGCTCCTTTTTCTCCTAGTGCCACAGGAACTCCTACAGAGACACTGTCAGGGGAGCCTAGCGGGGAGCTACCACAATGA
- the dapA gene encoding 4-hydroxy-tetrahydrodipicolinate synthase — MVNFGRLITAMVTPFDKQGEIDWTALSSLIDYLIEEQHSESLVVSGTTGESPTLSDDEKIKLFAFVVEKAAGRCKIIAGTGSNNTRHSIHLTRAAEQAGADGVLLVVPYYNKPNQEGMYQHFESIANSTSLPAILYNVPSRTGASLTAETTLRLAQIPNIVGTKECASLAQVTQIAAAAPEGFLVYSGDDASGLPAMAVGAYGIISVASHVVGAEMKQMIDSLVGGHSQEAAKLHQQLFPIFKGLFGCPHPLPNPVAVKYALELRGVKVGSVRLPLIPPTEDEAEFIKKLFTR; from the coding sequence ATGGTGAACTTCGGCAGATTGATTACCGCAATGGTGACACCTTTTGATAAGCAAGGAGAGATTGACTGGACTGCATTGTCCTCGTTGATTGATTACTTAATAGAAGAACAGCACTCAGAGTCACTTGTTGTATCTGGAACAACAGGGGAGTCTCCTACCCTGAGCGATGATGAAAAAATCAAGTTGTTTGCATTTGTTGTAGAAAAAGCAGCTGGACGATGTAAAATTATTGCCGGGACTGGAAGCAACAATACGCGTCACTCCATTCATCTAACCCGTGCCGCGGAGCAGGCAGGAGCAGATGGTGTTCTACTGGTAGTGCCATATTATAATAAACCGAATCAGGAAGGGATGTATCAGCATTTCGAAAGTATTGCGAACTCCACATCCCTCCCAGCTATACTGTATAATGTTCCAAGTCGTACTGGAGCGAGTCTAACAGCTGAAACAACACTGCGCCTTGCACAAATTCCGAATATTGTGGGAACTAAAGAATGTGCATCACTTGCGCAGGTCACACAGATTGCAGCGGCAGCGCCAGAAGGTTTTCTGGTTTATTCCGGGGATGATGCTTCTGGGTTGCCTGCTATGGCTGTAGGTGCTTATGGTATTATCAGCGTAGCGAGTCATGTGGTAGGTGCTGAAATGAAGCAGATGATCGATTCACTTGTAGGAGGACACTCGCAGGAGGCAGCAAAGTTGCATCAGCAGTTGTTCCCTATTTTCAAGGGCTTGTTTGGCTGTCCTCATCCTCTGCCTAATCCGGTGGCAGTAAAATATGCATTGGAATTACGGGGGGTTAAGGTAGGGTCGGTTCGGTTGCCGCTCATTCCTCCAACTGAGGATGAAGCGGAATTTATTAAGAAATTATTTACCCGGTAA
- a CDS encoding ribonuclease J, translated as MSKKTNNDKLMIFALGGVGEIGKNMYVVQYGNDIVVVDSGLKFPEEDMLGIDIVIPDISYLTENRDKVRGIVLTHGHEDHIGGLPYVLKHLNVPVYGTKLTLGLVENKLKEANLLGETKRILINADSEIKLGSTLKATFFRTNHSIPDSVGVCIDTPEGAVVHTGDFKFDHTPVNGQYADLQRMAEIGTRGVLALLSDSTNAEKPGFTPSEKSVGIVLEDIFRKSRQRVVVATFASNVHRIQQVINAAEATGRKVTVIGRSMVNVVGIASDLGYLEIPDGMLIEPEEVGKMSADRVVILCTGSQGEPMSALTRMARSTHRKVDILPGDSVIIAATPVPGNEKYVGRTIDELFRLGANVYYSAANPGIHVSGHGSQEELKLMLNLMKPKFFLPIHGEFRMQRRHALLAEGVGIEPENIFITDIGEVIEIQNGGARRAGKVTAGNVLIDGLGVGDVGNIVLRDRKLLSQDGILVVVVTLSKQDGTIKSGPDIISRGFVYVRESEGLLDEANRIVSSTLHKLMSENVNEWASLKTNVKDALGRFLYEQTRRRPMILPIIMEV; from the coding sequence TTGTCTAAAAAAACAAACAACGATAAATTGATGATTTTCGCTTTGGGCGGCGTCGGTGAAATCGGGAAAAATATGTATGTCGTTCAATACGGCAATGACATTGTCGTGGTGGATTCCGGTTTGAAATTCCCGGAAGAGGACATGCTGGGCATTGATATCGTTATTCCTGATATTTCCTACCTTACAGAGAACCGCGACAAAGTAAGAGGCATTGTGCTGACTCATGGTCATGAGGACCATATCGGCGGTTTGCCTTACGTGTTGAAACATTTGAATGTACCAGTATATGGTACCAAATTGACGCTGGGATTGGTGGAAAACAAGCTGAAGGAAGCGAATCTGCTTGGTGAAACCAAACGTATTTTGATCAATGCTGATTCTGAAATCAAGCTGGGTTCCACACTGAAAGCAACATTCTTCAGAACCAACCATAGTATTCCAGATTCTGTCGGTGTATGTATTGATACTCCTGAAGGCGCTGTTGTTCATACAGGTGACTTCAAATTTGACCATACTCCGGTGAACGGACAATATGCAGATTTGCAGCGTATGGCTGAAATTGGCACACGTGGCGTACTGGCTCTTTTGTCAGACAGTACGAATGCCGAAAAACCGGGCTTTACACCTTCGGAAAAGAGCGTTGGTATTGTCCTGGAAGACATTTTCCGGAAGTCAAGACAGCGTGTGGTCGTAGCCACTTTTGCTTCTAACGTACATCGTATTCAACAGGTAATTAATGCTGCTGAAGCAACGGGACGTAAAGTAACAGTTATTGGTCGAAGCATGGTTAATGTCGTAGGTATTGCTTCAGACTTGGGCTATTTGGAAATTCCAGATGGAATGCTGATTGAACCTGAAGAAGTTGGCAAAATGTCAGCGGATCGTGTAGTTATTCTCTGCACAGGCAGTCAGGGTGAACCGATGTCAGCTTTGACAAGAATGGCTCGTTCCACACATCGAAAGGTTGACATTCTTCCAGGGGATTCAGTCATCATCGCAGCTACTCCAGTACCAGGTAATGAAAAATACGTTGGACGCACAATTGATGAGCTGTTCCGTCTGGGTGCCAATGTATATTACAGCGCAGCTAATCCAGGTATCCACGTTTCTGGACACGGAAGCCAGGAAGAACTCAAGCTGATGCTGAATCTGATGAAACCAAAGTTCTTCTTGCCAATTCATGGTGAGTTCAGAATGCAACGTCGTCACGCTCTTCTTGCTGAAGGCGTAGGTATTGAGCCTGAAAATATCTTTATCACGGATATCGGTGAAGTCATTGAAATTCAGAATGGTGGAGCACGCAGAGCTGGTAAAGTTACAGCAGGTAACGTACTTATCGATGGACTAGGCGTAGGGGATGTAGGAAATATCGTATTGCGCGACCGCAAATTGCTGTCACAGGACGGTATTTTGGTAGTTGTTGTTACGCTGAGCAAGCAAGACGGAACGATTAAATCGGGACCAGATATCATTTCCCGAGGTTTCGTATATGTCCGTGAATCGGAAGGTTTGCTGGATGAAGCGAATCGTATTGTCTCAAGTACACTGCATAAGCTCATGAGTGAAAATGTAAATGAATGGGCTTCCCTCAAGACAAATGTCAAGGATGCACTAGGTCGCTTCTTGTATGAGCAAACTCGTCGGAGACCGATGATCCTGCCAATTATAATGGAAGTGTGA
- a CDS encoding YlzJ-like family protein codes for MTLYTVMPMEMVWQGMWKEAEEFAEVRVDGLLMQVQPLESRRGIIVRLLDCPLEAYLNPRYGPGQVIEWS; via the coding sequence ATGACACTATATACTGTAATGCCAATGGAAATGGTATGGCAAGGGATGTGGAAAGAGGCTGAGGAGTTTGCAGAGGTTCGGGTAGACGGTCTACTTATGCAAGTACAGCCGCTTGAAAGTCGTCGGGGGATCATTGTACGGTTGTTGGACTGTCCGTTGGAAGCCTACCTGAATCCGCGTTATGGACCAGGTCAAGTCATCGAGTGGTCGTAG
- the dapG gene encoding aspartate kinase, protein MGILVQKFGGTSLSTPEARQLVLAHVKRELEQNLQLVVVVSAMGRKGEPYATDTLLDWAASNGDSLPKRERDLLLCCGEIISAATLCSLIEKEGIPATVLTGAQAGFITDDQYGNARILDIKPDRVVEELNQGRVVIVTGFQGQTADGDMTTLGRGGSDTSATALGAALHADMVDIYTDVNGILTADPRIVENAKPLTHVSYTEICNMAHQGAKVIHPRAVEIAMQANIPVRVRSTFSEGEGTLVTHPEGFKDVQADIVDRFVTGIAYVGNVTQINVELKPGLEHLQLQVFKSMAEHGISVDFINVTPSGAVYTVFDHDGSKAVEVLNGLGLEPKILAGCAKVSVIGGGINGVPGIMATIVEALAESDVQILQSADSNTTIWVLVKKEDMVQAVRALHNKFELHQ, encoded by the coding sequence ATGGGTATTTTGGTGCAGAAATTTGGGGGAACCTCGCTGTCCACACCTGAAGCACGTCAACTTGTGCTGGCACATGTGAAGCGGGAGCTGGAACAAAATCTTCAATTGGTTGTTGTTGTGTCGGCCATGGGGAGAAAAGGAGAGCCTTATGCCACCGACACGCTACTGGATTGGGCGGCGTCTAACGGCGACAGTCTTCCGAAGCGCGAACGGGATTTACTGCTGTGCTGTGGTGAAATCATTTCTGCTGCTACATTATGCAGCCTGATAGAGAAGGAAGGTATTCCTGCTACGGTGCTAACTGGGGCACAGGCGGGCTTTATTACGGATGATCAATACGGCAATGCTCGTATTTTGGATATAAAGCCAGACCGTGTTGTTGAAGAGTTGAACCAAGGCAGAGTTGTCATTGTGACAGGTTTTCAGGGACAAACAGCAGACGGTGATATGACTACCTTGGGTCGGGGAGGCAGCGATACGTCAGCTACTGCTCTGGGTGCTGCTCTACATGCGGATATGGTTGATATTTATACGGATGTAAATGGTATATTGACTGCCGATCCGCGCATTGTGGAAAACGCAAAGCCACTTACACATGTTAGCTATACGGAAATTTGTAATATGGCTCATCAGGGAGCAAAGGTTATCCATCCTCGTGCTGTTGAAATCGCCATGCAGGCTAATATCCCGGTCCGTGTTCGCTCTACCTTCTCCGAAGGAGAAGGTACGTTAGTTACCCACCCGGAAGGCTTTAAAGACGTGCAGGCAGACATTGTAGACCGTTTCGTGACCGGTATTGCGTATGTCGGCAATGTCACTCAGATTAATGTTGAATTAAAGCCGGGTTTGGAGCACTTGCAATTACAAGTATTCAAATCTATGGCTGAACATGGAATTAGCGTTGACTTTATTAACGTAACGCCATCGGGGGCAGTTTATACTGTGTTCGATCATGATGGAAGCAAAGCGGTTGAAGTATTGAACGGTTTGGGTCTAGAACCTAAGATACTGGCCGGGTGTGCTAAAGTTTCTGTCATAGGCGGTGGTATCAACGGGGTACCAGGCATTATGGCGACGATTGTGGAGGCATTGGCAGAATCAGACGTACAGATCCTTCAATCCGCAGATTCCAACACGACGATCTGGGTACTTGTTAAAAAAGAAGATATGGTGCAGGCTGTACGCGCATTGCATAATAAATTTGAACTCCATCAATAG